From a region of the Daphnia magna isolate NIES linkage group LG1, ASM2063170v1.1, whole genome shotgun sequence genome:
- the LOC123467009 gene encoding uncharacterized protein LOC123467009, whose product MAFFRKKSQPPPSPFNRRSTSFFTSANSNRIISGWDKGERAAIKIIPFNPGESGNEQIERYWENLIKLRDDNLVQYRSFTLQDDGRYLAMELCQGSMLDYCRGTLDSAVASIVKVIDIMWQITCAVEYLDRQKIGHGDLKLESVLFKTINSEPRRVVAKLSGYGYNILQSGNNVKTDFSKLGFLYISAATKKEIRPNGALATWNLTEIDINANKLALELINLVTDVDNPFTFEAGTLLRHPFFIRYCQFALPRLIKEQANEEIVQRLKIRGNLLTWKKSLGNGRLPNENFSDLERILFSENRDMETSLTEAFKRTPQLLSQYIWHVSTNLDAIPEGNNQISTFEKGKFLGEGSYGKVYECYYTNKDGIRVLAACKKASFRVDDAGKVFEREIRTLSQLNHLFVTKYLEVVEKDGKKFLVMELCDGSLKQYVLGKLERVPAGSLDDKIIISQVSHGLAYMHSKGIIHKDLKLENILLKRHSPAYRLVLAKIADFGFAKELKPESSSFSATDHPGTESYMAPELLLASPGTYPADFLSDVYALGMTITRIMLKGKHPFTPNKCQQLLSMEQGLVPPNLQHLSWDLIDLIVKLTDKDPAKRPIMPLVLCHPYFTLTNDKTKRHFVDQLLTNLNSENRKDQMKKIFNNHNFQEWYNTIITDKPETDEEIIEMEQTLQMFKSIQPDSTVESLYPARQYKQTIKDALKAEYDANVGNEIDQISSNHGLCAHEHSKSRTMSRLDPTMVFKEDNSENEDHSGNQTNQKTVKHYLQQQFSRNRLHKMVEKKPVLMVSYFWSCLANMINNPPINVSTTTTGQQKPTSSGGRKHQLAQLKNWITNELQWASLFYGDDEQIADELWKMKYPGTNETSQEKRKEIIRTAAKCNISTAVWSELLKWMEKNAAALLREVVQSHVPNAPKIAEMILQKHWFKEEKLSSFHLAAFNEGTCADKIMEALFDNKRIPTVTEDGLSPAHIAAQNESNCGWKMLKLLLDNGADPNASFQNGTSPVHWAAMNQGNYAAEILKYLLDHGGDSEKMDKNGLKPIHYATLNTSDSAVKLLDLLLKNRGTNVVKSTGSTLLHLAVLNEGDRDQGILKKLLENRENPNVGDNEGRIPLHLAISDERIQQVETIRLLLRYRSNPNAVDQSGLTPVHYAAANEGEYASKNLQLLLAFNGSLAIKDKDGLTPIHYTITNRGKCGDEMRKLVGVNPAKTNAHLNSNGEVLLHYLAGKNDGQLELVQLVIDNGGNPNATDKFGRSPVHSVVMLNESLAGLDILRLLLAKGGNVNLQDRGKKFTPVHYVASSLRGRLPEKMKILLNSGGDVNVEGNDGITPLHLAVANLGIYGPQLTRMLLKSGANVNAIDANQRTPLHEAIRNENDDISFDAIQQLVEKGANSNAHDGKGLTPVHYAVQYRRSNSIKVMKLLLQHGGNLNIADNKGMTPQRLAEYFLPPANKNLSNEE is encoded by the exons ttcagaaaaaaaagtcaaccTCCTCCGAGTCCATTCAACCGCCGTTCGACTAGTTTTTTTACCAGCGCCAACAGCAACCGAATTATTTCCGGTTGGGATAAAGGTGAGAGAGCCGCTATAAAAATAATTCCGTTTAATCCTGGAGAGAGTGGGAATGAACAAATCGAGCGCTATTGGGAAAATCTAATCAAGTTACGTGATGATAATCTGGTCCAGTATCGCAGTTTTACGCTACAAGATGATGGCAG ATACCTTGCGATGGAGTTGTGTCAGGGATCAATGCTCGACTACTGTCGGGGGACATTAGACAGCGCAGTTGCGTCAATCGTAAAAGTTATCGACATTATGTGGCAAATTACCTGCGCTGTTGAGTACCTTGATCGCCAAAAAATTGGGCACGGAGATTTGAAACTGGAAAGTGTGCTCTTCAAAACAATCAATTCTGAACCCCGGCGGGTTGTTGCCAAGTTATCCGGCTATGGATACAACATTCTCCAGTCTGGG AATAACGTCAAGACGGATTTCTCCAAACTCGGCTTCTTGTACATTTCCGCTGCAACTAAAAAGGAGATCAGACCAAACGGAGCTCTCGCCACCTGGAATTTGACTGAAATCGACATCAATGCCAATAAACTTGCGTTAGAATTGATTAATCTTGTGACTGATGTCGACAATCCATTTACTTTTGAAGCCGGCACATTGCTGCGACATCCATTTTTTATCCGTTATTGCCAATTTGCGTTACCAAGACTAATTAAAGAGCAGGCTAACGAGGAAATTGTGCAAAGGTTAAAAATTAGAGGAAACCTTTTAACGTGGAAGAAATCTTTAGGTAATGGCCGGCTCCCAAATGAAAATTTCAGCGATCTAGAGAGAATT CTCTTTTCTGAAAATAGAGACATGGAAACTTCGTTAACTGAGGCGTTCAAAAGAACACCTCAATTACTTTCGCAATACATTTGGCATGTTTCCACCAACTTGGACGCCATCCCTGAAGGAAATAATCAA aTATCAACTTTTGAGAAAGGGAAGTTTCTAGGAGAAGGGAGTTATGGAAAAGTATACGAATGTTATTATACCAACAAAGACGGAATACGAGTTCTGGCCGCCTGCAAAAAAGCGTCATTCCGGGTAGACGACGCAGGCAAAGTATTTGAACGTGAAATCCGTACCCTTTCGCAGCTGAACCATTTATTCGTCACCAAGTACCTAGAAGTCGTAGAAAAGGATGGCAAAAA gtttcttgttatggaattgTGCGATGGATCCTTAAAGCAGTACGTTCTAGGAAAGCTGGAACGAGTTCCTGCAGGCTCGCTGGAcgacaaaataataataagtcaAGTATCCCATGGCCTGGCTTACATGCACAGCAAAGGCATTATCCACAAGGATTTAAAGCTGGAAAACATCCTTCTCAAACGTCATTCACCTGCATACCGTCTCGTGTTGGCCAAAATCGCTGATTTTGGATTTGCTAAAGAACTGAAACCAGAGTCGTCCAGTTTTAGTGCCACTGACCACCCAGGCACAGAATCTTACATGGCCCCCGAACTTCTTCTTGCTTCGCCTGGCACTTACCCGGCCGATTTTCTCAGCGACGTTTATGCTTTGGGCATGACAATTACGCGGATTATGTTGAAAGGAAAACATCCTTTCACCCCCAACAAATGTCAACAACTTCTTTCCATGGAACAGGGTCTGGTTCCGCCAAATCTTCAACATCTCAGCTGGGACTTGATTGATTTGATCGTCAAATTAACAGATAAAGATCCAGCAAAACGTCCTATCATGCCTCTGGTTCTGTGCCATCCTTATTTCACCTTGACAAATGACAAGACTAAAAGACATTTCGTCGACCAGCTTTTGACCAATTTAAATTCGGAGAATAGAAAagatcaaatgaaaaaaatattcaacaaCCACAATTTCCAGGAATGGTACAACACCATCATTACTGATAAGCCAGAAACTGACGAAGAGATCATAGAAATGGAGCAAACCTTGCAAATGTTCAAAAGT ATTCAACCAGATTCTACAGTCGAAAGCTTGTATCCGGCCAGACAATACAAGCAAACGATTAAGGATGCTTTGAAGGCGGAATACGATGCTAACGTTGGAAACGAGATCGATCAG ATCTCTTCAAATCACGGTCTGTGTGCTCACGAGCATTCCAAAAGTCGCACAATGTCGAGGCTTGATCCCACAATGGTTTTCAAAGAAGACAATTCAGAAAACGAAGACCACTCCGGAAACCAAACTAATCAG AAAACTGTCAAACACTATCTTCAACAACAATTTTCCCGAAATCGATTGCACAAGATGGTTGAAAAGAAACCGGTGCTTATGGTGTCGTATTTCTGGTCTTGCTTAGCCAACATGATCAACAACCCGCCCATCAATGTGTCGACGACAACAACTGGTCAGCAAAAGCCGACTTCGTCGGGCGGAAGAAAACATCAATTGGCGCAATTGAAAAATTGG ATTACCAACGAGTTGCAATGGGCCAGTTTGTTCTACGGCGATGACGAACAAATCGCCGATGAGCTatggaaaatgaaatatcCCGGAACTAACGAAACCtcccaagaaaaaagaaaagaaattatacGAACAGCGGCGAAATGCAACATCTCGACAGCTGTTTGGTCAGAACTACTCAAGTGGATGGAAAAAAACGCTGCAGCTCTGCTTCGTGAAGTAGTTCAAAGCCACGTTCCAAATGCTCCGAAAATTGCAGAGATGATTCTACAAAAACATTGGTTCAAGGAAGAAAAACTTTCTTCGTTTCATCTTGCAGCCTTTAATGAAGGAACTTGCGCAGACAAAATAATGGAAGCATTGTTTGATAACAAAAGAATTCCAACCGTGACTGAAGACGGACTTTCTCCGGCTCACATCGCAGCCCAAAACGAGTCGAATTGCGGATGGAAAATGTTGAAACTTCTTTTGGATAACGGAGCCGACCCAAACGCTAGTTTCCAAAACGGAACATCACCCGTCCATTGGGCAGCCATGAATCAAGGAAATTACGCAGCCGAAATTCTAAAATACCTACTCGATCACGGTGGCGATAGCGAAAAGATGGACAAAAATGGTCTCAAGCCAATTCATTACGCAACGTTGAATACTAGTGATTCAGCGGTGAAACTGTTGGACTTGCTCCTCAAAAATCGAGGTACCAACGTCGTCAAGAGTACTGGATCTACGTTACTTCACTTGGCAGTGTTGAACGAAGGAGATCGCGATCAAGGAATCCTGAAAAAGTTACTTGAAAATAGAGAAAACCCCAATGTCGGAGATAACGAAGGACGTATCCCTCTTCATTTAGCAATAAGTGACGAAAGAATTCAGCAAGTTGAAACTATTCGACTTCTTCTACGATACCGCAGCAATCCGAATGCTGTTGATCAATCAGGATTGACACCTGTTCACTACGCAGCAGCTAATGAAGGAGAATATGCTTCTAAAAACCTGCAACTTTTGTTGGCTTTCAATGGATCTTTGGCTATTAAGGATAAAGACGGACTCACCCCTATTCATTACACCATAACCAACAGAGGCAAATGTGGGGATGAAATGAGAAAACTAGTTGGCGTAAACCCGGCAAAAACAAACGCTCACCTCAACAGCAATGGTGAGGTGTTGCTTCATTACCTTGCCGGTAAAAATGACGGCCAACTGGAACTTGTTCAACTGGTAATCGACAATGGAGGCAATCCGAACGCAACAGACAAGTTTGGACGTTCACCTGTTCATTCAGTCGTCATGCTGAACGAATCACTTGCGGGACTAGACATTTTGCGGCTGCTGCTTGCAAAAGGAGGAAACGTTAACCTTCAGgacaggggaaaaaaatttacgcCTGTTCATTATGTGGCATCTAGCTTGAGAGGAAGATTACCtgaaaagatgaaaattcTCCTTAACAGCGGTGGAGATGTAAACGTAGAGGGCAATGATGGGATCACGCCCCTACATTTGGCGGTTGCGAATTTGGGAATTTACGGACCTCAACTGACGAGAATGTTACTCAAATCTGGAGCTAACGTGAATGCCATTGATGCTAATCAACGAACACCATTGCATGAAGCAATTAGAAATGAAAACGATGACATTAGTTTCGACGCGATCCAGCAGCTGGTCGAAAAAGGAGCAAATTCGAACGCTCATGACGGCAAAGGCTTGACACCGGTCCATTATGCCGTTCAATACAGAAGAAGCAACTCGATCAAAGTGATGAAGCTTCTATTACAACACGGAGGAAACCTGAACATCGCAGACAATAAAGGGATGACGCCACAGCGCCTTGCCGAATATTTCCTGCCACCTGCCAATAAAAATCTAAGCAACGAAGAATAA
- the LOC123467222 gene encoding ankyrin repeat domain-containing protein EMB506, chloroplastic-like, translating into MKILLNSGGDVNVEGNDGITPLHLAVANLGIYGPQLTRMLLKSGANVNAIDANQRTPLHEAIRNENDDISFDAIQQLVEKGANSNAHDGKGLTPVHYAVQYRRSNSIKVMKLLLQHGGNLNIADNKGMTPQRLAEYFLPPANKNLSNEE; encoded by the coding sequence atgaaaattcTCCTTAACAGCGGTGGAGATGTAAACGTAGAGGGCAATGATGGGATCACGCCCCTACATTTGGCGGTTGCGAATTTGGGAATTTACGGACCTCAACTGACGAGAATGTTACTCAAATCTGGAGCTAACGTGAATGCCATTGATGCTAATCAACGAACACCATTGCATGAAGCAATTAGAAATGAAAACGATGACATTAGTTTCGACGCGATCCAGCAGCTGGTCGAAAAAGGAGCAAATTCGAACGCTCATGACGGCAAAGGCTTGACACCGGTCCATTATGCCGTTCAATACAGAAGAAGCAACTCGATCAAAGTGATGAAGCTTCTATTACAACACGGAGGAAACCTGAACATCGCAGACAATAAAGGGATGACGCCACAGCGCCTTGCCGAATATTTCCTGCCACCTGCCAATAAAAATCTAAGCAACGAAGAATAA
- the LOC116918342 gene encoding uncharacterized protein LOC116918342 has translation MELCQGSMLDYCRGTLDSAVASIVKVIDIMWQITCAVEYLDRQKIGHGDLKLESVLFKTINSEPRRVVAKLSGYGYNILQSGNNVKTDFSKLGFLYISAATKKEIRPNGALATWNLTEIDINANKLALELINLVTDVDNPFTFEAGTLLRHPFFIRYCQFALPRLIKEQANEEIVQRLKIRGNLLTWKKSLGNGRLPNENFSDLERILFSENRDMETSLTEAFKRTPQLLSQYIWHVSTNLDAIPEGNNQISTFEKGKFLGEGSYGKVYECYYTNKDGIRVLAACKKASFRVDDAGKVFEREIRTLSQLNHLFVTKYLEVVEKDGKKFLVMELCDGSLKQYVLGKLERVPAGSLDDKIIISQVSHGLAYMHSKGIIHKDLKLENILLKRHSPAYRLVLAKIADFGFAKELKPESSSFSATDHPGTESYMAPELLLASPGTYPADFLSDVYALGMTITRIMLKGKHPFTPNKCQQLLSMEQGLVPPNLQHLSWDLIDLIVKLTDKDPAKRPIMPLVLCHPYFTLTNDKTKRHFVDQLLTNLNSENRKDQMKKIFNNHNFQEWYNTIITDKPETDEEIIEMEQTLQMFKSIQPDSTVESLYPARQYKQTIKDALKAEYDANVGNEIDQISSNHGLCAHEHSKSRTMSRLDPTMVFKEDNSENEDHSGNQTNQKTVKHYLQQQFSRNRLHKMVEKKPVLMVSYFWSCLANMIKNPPINVSTTTTGQQKPTSSGGRKHQLAQLKNWITNELQWASLFYGDDEQIADELWKMKYPGTNETSQEKRKEIIRTAAKCNISTAVWSELLKWMEKNAAALLREVVQSHVPNAPKIAEMILQKHWFKEEKLSSFHLAAFNEGTCADKIMEALFDNKRIPTVTEDGLSPAHIAAQNESNCGWKMLKLLLDNGADPNASFQNGTSPVHWAAMNQGNYAAEILKYLLDHGGDSEKMDKNGLKPIHYATLNTSDSAVKLLDLLLKNRGTNVVKSTGSTLLHLAVLNEGDRDQGILKKLLENRENPNVGDNEGRIPLHLAISDERIQQVETIRLLLRYRSNPNAVDQSGLTPVHYAAANEGEYASKNLQLLLAFNGSLAIKDKDGLTPIHYTITNRGKCGDEMRKLVGVNPAKTNAHLNSNGEVLLHYLAGKNDGQLELVQLVIDNGGNPNATDKFGRSPVHSVVMLNESLAGLDILRLLLAKGGNVNLQDRGKNLRLFIMWHLA, from the exons ATGGAGTTGTGTCAGGGATCAATGCTCGACTACTGTCGGGGGACATTAGACAGCGCAGTTGCGTCAATCGTAAAAGTTATCGACATTATGTGGCAAATTACCTGCGCTGTTGAGTACCTTGATCGCCAAAAAATTGGGCACGGAGATTTGAAACTGGAAAGTGTGCTCTTCAAAACAATCAATTCTGAACCCCGGCGGGTTGTTGCCAAGTTATCCGGCTATGGATACAACATTCTCCAGTCTGGG AATAACGTCAAGACGGATTTCTCCAAACTCGGCTTCTTGTACATTTCCGCTGCAACTAAAAAGGAGATCAGACCAAACGGAGCTCTCGCCACCTGGAATTTGACTGAAATCGACATCAATGCCAATAAACTTGCGTTAGAATTGATTAATCTTGTGACTGATGTCGACAATCCATTTACTTTTGAAGCCGGCACATTGCTGCGACATCCATTTTTTATCCGTTATTGCCAATTTGCGTTACCAAGACTAATTAAAGAGCAGGCTAACGAGGAAATTGTGCAAAGGTTAAAAATTAGAGGAAACCTTTTAACGTGGAAGAAATCTTTAGGTAATGGCCGGCTCCCAAATGAAAATTTCAGCGATCTAGAGAGAATT CTCTTTTCTGAAAATAGAGACATGGAAACTTCGTTAACTGAGGCGTTCAAAAGAACACCTCAATTACTTTCGCAATACATTTGGCATGTTTCCACCAACTTGGACGCCATCCCTGAAGGAAATAATCAA aTATCAACTTTTGAGAAAGGGAAGTTTCTAGGAGAAGGGAGTTATGGAAAAGTATACGAATGTTATTATACCAACAAAGACGGAATACGAGTTCTGGCCGCCTGCAAAAAAGCGTCATTCCGGGTAGACGACGCAGGCAAAGTATTTGAACGTGAAATCCGTACCCTTTCGCAGCTGAACCATTTATTCGTCACCAAGTACCTAGAAGTCGTAGAAAAGGATGGCAAAAA gtttcttgttatggaattgTGCGATGGATCCTTAAAGCAGTACGTTCTAGGAAAGCTGGAACGAGTTCCTGCAGGCTCGCTGGAcgacaaaataataataagtcaAGTATCCCATGGCCTGGCTTACATGCACAGCAAAGGCATTATCCACAAGGATTTAAAGCTGGAAAACATCCTTCTCAAACGTCATTCACCTGCATACCGTCTCGTGTTGGCCAAAATCGCTGATTTTGGATTTGCTAAAGAACTGAAACCAGAGTCGTCCAGTTTTAGTGCCACTGACCACCCAGGCACAGAATCTTACATGGCCCCCGAACTTCTTCTTGCTTCGCCTGGCACTTACCCGGCCGATTTTCTCAGCGACGTTTATGCTTTGGGCATGACAATTACGCGGATTATGTTGAAAGGAAAACATCCTTTCACCCCCAACAAATGTCAACAACTTCTTTCCATGGAACAGGGTCTGGTTCCGCCAAATCTTCAACATCTCAGCTGGGACTTGATTGATTTGATCGTCAAATTAACAGATAAAGATCCAGCAAAACGTCCTATCATGCCTCTGGTTCTGTGCCATCCTTATTTCACCTTGACAAATGACAAGACTAAAAGACATTTCGTCGACCAGCTTTTGACCAATTTAAATTCGGAGAATAGAAAagatcaaatgaaaaaaatattcaacaaCCACAATTTCCAGGAATGGTACAACACCATCATTACTGATAAGCCAGAAACTGACGAAGAGATCATAGAAATGGAGCAAACCTTGCAAATGTTCAAAAGT ATTCAACCAGATTCTACAGTCGAAAGCTTGTATCCGGCCAGACAATACAAGCAAACGATTAAGGATGCTTTGAAGGCGGAATACGATGCTAACGTTGGAAACGAGATCGATCAG ATCTCTTCAAATCACGGTCTGTGTGCTCACGAGCATTCCAAAAGTCGCACAATGTCGAGGCTTGATCCCACAATGGTTTTCAAAGAAGACAATTCAGAAAACGAAGACCACTCCGGAAACCAAACTAATCAG AAAACTGTCAAACACTATCTTCAACAACAATTTTCCCGAAATCGATTGCACAAGATGGTTGAAAAGAAACCGGTGCTTATGGTGTCGTATTTCTGGTCTTGCTTAGCCAACATGATCAAAAACCCGCCCATCAATGTGTCGACGACAACAACTGGTCAGCAAAAGCCGACTTCGTCGGGCGGAAGAAAACATCAATTGGCGCAATTGAAAAATTGG ATTACCAACGAGTTGCAATGGGCCAGTTTGTTCTACGGCGATGACGAACAAATCGCCGATGAGCTatggaaaatgaaatatcCCGGAACTAACGAAACCtcccaagaaaaaagaaaagaaattatacGAACAGCGGCGAAATGCAACATCTCGACAGCTGTTTGGTCAGAACTACTCAAGTGGATGGAAAAAAACGCTGCAGCTCTGCTTCGTGAAGTAGTTCAAAGCCACGTTCCAAATGCTCCGAAAATTGCAGAGATGATTCTACAAAAACATTGGTTCAAGGAAGAAAAACTTTCTTCGTTTCATCTTGCAGCCTTTAATGAAGGAACTTGCGCAGACAAAATAATGGAAGCATTGTTTGATAACAAAAGAATTCCAACCGTGACTGAAGACGGACTTTCTCCGGCTCACATCGCAGCCCAAAACGAGTCGAATTGCGGATGGAAAATGTTGAAACTTCTTTTGGATAACGGAGCCGACCCAAACGCTAGTTTCCAAAACGGAACATCACCCGTCCATTGGGCAGCCATGAATCAAGGAAATTACGCAGCCGAAATTCTAAAATACCTACTCGATCACGGTGGCGATAGCGAAAAGATGGACAAAAATGGTCTCAAGCCAATTCATTACGCAACGTTGAATACTAGTGATTCAGCGGTGAAACTGTTGGACTTGCTCCTCAAAAATCGAGGTACCAACGTCGTCAAGAGTACTGGATCTACGTTACTTCACTTGGCAGTGTTGAACGAAGGAGATCGCGATCAAGGAATCCTGAAAAAGTTACTTGAAAATAGAGAAAACCCCAATGTCGGAGATAACGAAGGACGTATCCCTCTTCATTTAGCAATAAGTGACGAAAGAATTCAGCAAGTTGAAACTATTCGACTTCTTCTACGATACCGCAGCAATCCGAATGCTGTTGATCAATCAGGATTGACACCTGTTCACTACGCAGCAGCTAATGAAGGAGAATATGCTTCTAAAAACCTGCAACTTTTGTTGGCTTTCAATGGATCTTTGGCTATTAAGGATAAAGACGGACTCACCCCTATTCATTACACCATAACCAACAGAGGCAAATGTGGGGATGAAATGAGAAAACTAGTTGGCGTAAACCCGGCAAAAACAAACGCTCACCTCAACAGCAATGGTGAGGTGTTGCTTCATTACCTTGCCGGTAAAAATGACGGCCAACTGGAACTTGTTCAACTGGTAATCGACAATGGAGGCAATCCGAACGCAACAGACAAGTTTGGACGTTCACCTGTTCATTCAGTCGTCATGCTGAACGAATCACTTGCGGGACTAGACATTTTGCGGCTGCTGCTTGCAAAAGGAGGAAACGTTAACCTTCAGGACAGGGGAAAAAATTTACGCCTGTTCATTATGTGGCATCTAGCTTGA